The Niallia circulans nucleotide sequence ATAAATTGTCAAAATTGATAGAAAACCAAACACAACAGAAAAAAGTCGCCGTGTTGTTTATGGATTTAGATAATTTTAAGGAAATCAATGATAATCTAGGCCATGAAATTGGAGATAAATTACTTAAAATGACAGCGAATCGTCTGAAAAACTGTGTGAAGGAAGTAGACTTTGTTTGCCGATATGGCGGAGATGAATTTATATTAATGCTGGAAAAAATCCAATCTAATGCTGAAGTGGAAGAAAGGGCAGAGCGGATTATAGCAGCATTTCAGGAGCCATTTCAATTGGACGGAATTTCATGGAAGATAAGCGGAAGTATTGGAATAAGTATTTTTCCTGATGATGGAGCCGATTTAGCGGCATTAATAGAGAAAGCAGATACGGCGATGTATCAAATAAAACGAACCGGTAAAAATAATTATTTAAGAGAATAGAAATGGGGGCTTTCCTTTTTAATAGGTGAGCTCCTTCTTTATGTATTATTTATTACTAGAAGGTAAAAGGCACTAGCACGAAAAATGCATTCTAAATTTTGTATTTTAATGGAACTTTTTTTAATTAAATTCGTAAGAAATAGTAGTAAGAAGTTATATTGTCGCCTAGCTAAAATTATGAACAAGTAGACGTATCTTCGTAAACTTTGTATTAATAGAAATTAGAGTAAAGTACCCAAAACAACATAAGAATTGGACTTAAAGGGGGCGTGAATATGTTTGGTTTAAGTTTGTCCTTTGGACTGAGGTTATTAGTATTACTTGTTATTGTTTTTGTATTAATGTTTTTATTTAATTATTTAATGAGTAAAACGTTAAAGGTTCAGAGGAAGAAAATTTTTTCTGATAACCATATTAATGAGAAACATAAAAAGATAGATTGGACCCTAAGAATAATAACGTTCATTAGCATGCTTTTAGTATTTCCTTTCAGTATTGATGAAACGAAAAGCTATTGGTTTCTACAGCCGTGGATAATATTGAGCCTTTTTCTTATCGTTTCTGAAATCGTAAGGGCTGTGATGGAAAGGAAATATGCAGAGAATCCTGTAGCTTATAAATTAACGCTTAGTCAATTGATTTTTGTTATTATTTTGTTTTTTACTTTATTCAAGACAGATTTTTGGGGATTATTTTAAGTTAATAGTACACCTTCTCCTACTATGACAAAAAACCACCCCTGAACATCTGTACAGGGGTTGGTTTTGTAAGTGGTGACAATATGCTATTTATTTACCGATGCCTCATAAATACCTTTAATAGATTTAGCTAAAAGTGAGTCGAATTCCTCGTTGCTTTGGCTGACAGTTAATCCTTCTGCTAAGGCGCGAGAGAAACTAGCGATTAGGCCCTGATTTAATGCCAGCTTCTGATTTGCATCCATTTGTGAATATCCCCCTGATAAAGCAACAATTCTTACTACATGAGGATCTTCAAGTAAGTCACTGTAGAAATTGTTCGCAGTTGGAATGGAGACTTTAAGGATAACTTTTTCATTATCTTCAAGCGTAGATAGCTTAGTAAGCAGCTCTTCCTTTAATATCTTCTCAATGGCTTCTTTATCTGTACTATTAATATCTACTTCAGGCTCAATAATAGGAACTAGTCCCATTTCGATAATTTGTTTACCAATTTCAAACTGTTGATCAACAACCTTTTTTATTCCGTTACTATTTGCTTCCTTAATAACGGAACGCATTTTTGTCCCAAAAATATTTCGATTAACCGCACGCTTAAGTAAATCATTAAGGTTTGGCATCGGCTTCATAAGCTGAACACCATCACTTAAATCGGCTAATCCCTTATCAACTTTAAGGAAAGGGACAATCCCTTTTTGCTTCCAAAGATAATCAGCAGTATATTCTCCATCAATTTTCCGGTCCATGGTGTTTTCAAACAAGATGGCACCTAGAATATACTCAGAGTTAAAGGTGGAACTTTTGATAATACGCGTTCGCATCTCATGTACCAAAACATACATTTCTTCTTCATTTGCATAACTGTTTTCCTTAACTCCGTAAAGTAACAAAGCCTTAGGTGTACTTCCACCACTTTGATCCAAAGCAGCTATAAACCCTTTACCTGTGCGAATTCTTTCTAATTGCTCTAAATTCATGATTATTCCTCCTTGTTTAAATCGCTTTTACGAAACTAGCATTTCCTGTAGAAGATAGTCTGTTTTTGATAAAAGTTAACTAACTAGCGTTTTAACCATAATATCCTTTAGATAATTTACCCATTATTCCGTACATAAATCCTATTTTGACGATGCAACAAGAACCTGAATTTATTTTGAAGTGAGAATTGTCGGGGAAATAAATCCTTTTATCGTATATTATTGATTCAATTACTTGATATAATATAAAAAATTGATAGAAATTAACCTAATAGAGAAGAGGGCTTTGAAGTAATGGTTTCATTAAGAAATGTGCAAACTAATGACTTAAATCAGTTGTTAGCAATTGAAAATGAAGGATTTTCAAAAGAAGAGGCTGCTACAAAGGAAGCGTTCGTGGAAAGGATTCAACTTATCCCAGATACCTTTATTGTTGCTGAAGATGAAGGAGTGATTATAGGATATATAAATGGTCCGATAATTAATCAACCATATATAACAGACGATCTGTTTGAACAAATAAAAGAAAATCCGAAAATAGGAGGTTATCAGAGTGTTTTAGGATTAGCAGTGTTAAAGCAAGCTAGAAATCTAGGGATTGCTAAGGTGCTTATAAGTGCGCTGGAGGATCTTGTGGAAGAAAATGAAAGAGAAGGAATCACGCTAACATGTAAACAGGAACTAGTTAGCTTTTATGAAAGGTATGGATTTAGTAACCATGGCCTGTCTGCATCCCAACACGGAGGAATTAGCTGGTATAACATGGTGAAAGATAGAAGCAAGAGGTAAAAGGATTGGATTACCGGAAGTACGATATGAAATCTATGAATAATAGTATTTAAGCAATGAAAGAAACAGGCTTCAGGGGCTGTTTTTTTTATTTGCTGGGTTTTGGGAAGTTCCTTAAAATTCAACAGACACTTGGAAAATGTTAGAATAGAAGTTGGAATATTAAAACTTAAAAAAGGGGCAGCTATCATGAAAAAATCTCTAAATCCAGAAACAATACATAACCCAGTAGCACCTTATGTACATCAGATTGAAGTTACAGCACCTAGTAAATGGTTAACGATGTCAGGCCAAATAGGCATGGATATTGAGGGAAACATACCTGATGATCCATTAGAACAATTGAAATTGGCACTCGACAATGTTAAAGAGAATCTCGTGGCTGCAAATATGACTGTTTCCGATTTAACAAAACTAGTATTCTATTTGGTTGGTGACTTTGATGCAGAGAAAAGAAGAAATATTATTGGAGATTTTGTGGGAGAGCACCTTCCTTGTACGACCATGATGTATGTCGTAGGGCTTGCAGCACCGGCTCTTAAAGTAGAAGTGGATGCGTGGGCATGTCAGGAATTAAATTAGCAATACTCCGAAATACTTTAAGCTTCCGGTGGAGGCTTTTTTCTCGGGAATTTATTATTTTTAGCTCCTTCAATGTAAAGAAGCTATTACTTTACAAGTAGGTCTTGACTGACAATTTACATAAATAAAACATTAGCTGATTATTTTTACTATAAAATAGAAACTGGTAGAGCATTGATTTGTTAATTGGTGCACAATATTTCTCTACTATCGGTAATAGATGGTAATATCTAAAATTAATATTTTTTATACGTACATTATAGTAAAATATACCTACAGTTAGGTACTTTGTTAGCAGTAGAATCTAGAAATCCTATTAAAATTTAGGGATATGTATTTCTGCTGTGTCAAACATAATTGGAATTAAAAAGGGTTTAAGTGAAAATATAAATAAAAGTATCGTAGACCTTTCTAAAAAAGATGGAAGCAAGGATCATTCATTATTAATTGGGTGCTTTTAATGAATGGGAGCTAGTAGCGCAACCGACCAACTTTCATAGGATTTTTCTGCTGTTAAATAAGTTAGATATTATATGAAGGAGAATGAATTATGCACCTTGAAAGATTGATAAAAAGCAACCAGGTTTTTAATGAAAGTGCGATACTAGCGTCCATTGAAAGCTCATTGGCAATGATTGAGTTTGATACACAGGGGAAGGTTTTATGGGCTAATGAAAACTTTGCAAAAACGATGGGGTATAAGGTCAACGAGATGCCAGGCTTATTGCATAAAAACTTTTGTACTACCGAGTTTTCTGCAAGTACGGAATATCTTCTTTTTTGGTCTAACCTAAGAAGCGGGAAAACCTTTCAGGAAAAAATATTAAGACTAACAAAAACTGGAGAGAAGAAATGGCTAGAAGCCACCTATACTCCTATTTATAATCAAGCTGGCAGTGTAGAGGGAGTTCTCAAAATCGCTACTGACATAACAGAGAGAGAAATTAAATCAGCTGAAGTAGCTTCACAATTACTCAGCATGTCAGAGGAAATTAATAAAAAAGTGATGCGCGGCATAAAAAAAAGCGAGGAAGCAAATGATTCTATTACAGATTTAGTAACTAAATCTGAAGGAAACTTGGAGATTCTTCATTCATTAGATGGACAAGCACAGTCCATCCAAACAATAATAAAAACGATTCGTGAGATTGCCAGACAAACGAATTTACTTGCAATTAATGCTGCAATAGAAGCCTCAAGAGCTGGTGAATTTGGCAGGGGATTTAGTGTTGTAGCACAAGAGGTGAGAAAATTGGCCAATCGTGTCCAAAATTCAATCCAAGATATTAATTCACATGTTGAAGGAATTACAACGGAAATCACTAAAATTAACGAGGCTACCGTGGATTCCCAACAGGGAGTTTCTGAGAATCAAACCTTGAATGAAAAAATAGTAGTATCGTTTAAGGAAATTGGGGATGCTGCTAAAGAATTGGAACTGCAAGCTGTAGTGTTAAAAGAAATATTTTAAAATAAGACGCCTTTGTAGATATTTCTGCAAGGCGTTTTTTTGTTTCAAAATTACTTGCTATTAGCGGTTATAATTTACTAAGAGGTTTAGCTAAATTGTGTCAAAAGTAGGCGTGTACAAAATATTCTCCAGTGATAGAATTATAATTATATTTATGAACGAGGTGAAGGTTAATGATGAATAATGCAGATGTGTTAATGGTGATAGATTTACAAGATGGAGTTTGTTACAGTGGAGAAGAGCATTTATATGAGTTAGATGCTTTACTTGAAAAAGTTAATCATAGAATCGCTGTATATAGAAGATTAAATAAACCGATTATTTTTGTTCAGCATGGTGATGAAGAGTTAGTTCCAGAAGAAGAGGCGTGGGCAATGCATGCCAATTTAGATGTACAAGACCAAGATTATTTTGTAAGAAAAACGCATGCAAACTCATTTTACCAAACAACTTTGAAGACAGTTTTAGACCAACTATCTGTCCAAAAAATTGAATTTTGTGGCGCCCAAACAGAATACTGTATGGATGCAACTGTTAAATTTGCACATGGACTAGGATATGAAAATGTCATGTATAAAAAAGCAACCTCCACCTTAAATAATTCATTTATGTCAGCAAAAGACACGATAAGTTTTTATGAAAATATTTGGAATAATCGCTACTTGCAGCTAATCGATGATGAAAGCTAACAGCTATTGTCTTTAAGTTGTTATTACTATATTATGGAAAAAACGAACAGCAGAAGGATAATAATACAGCAGATAAATATATCAATTTATTGTCCGAAAATTTATAAATATAAACCTCATATTGGTGATATACTTAAATTAATTATTAAAATAAATCTAGTGAGGTGTGTATTATGGGAACAGGAGATAAAGCATTAATTACGGTAGAAACTATCGTTAATGCCCCAGTGGAGAAAGTATGGGATTTTTGGACAAAGCCAGAGCATATAACAAATTGGTCCTTTGCTTCAGACGATTGGCATGCACCAAGAGCAGAAAATGATTTAAGAGCAGGAGGAAAATTCCTTACTCGAATGGAAGCAAAGGATGGCAGTTTTGGATTTGATTTCGGCGGAGTGTATGATGAGGTTAAGCCAAACGAATTTATTTCCTATACACTTGGAGATGATCGCAAGGTTACTGTTTCTTTCCTTAGTCAAGATAATCACACTAAAGTAGTTCAGAGCTTCGAAGCAGAAGATACTAATTCCAATGAACAGCAAAGGGCAGGCTGGCAGGCATTTCTTCAAAATTTCAAAAGCTATACAGAGCGTTCTTAATATTGTTTACCTTCCCTTGGCGGAAGGTTTTTTTTTATTGCTATGAGTGTGACATGAAGACTCGTTATTTTATTACTTAACAGCACATTGTAATTTAACATTATATTTAGTAATTCTACTAAGTATTAATAAACAAGTTATAAGTATTGTTAACATATGGTAATCATAAATAATGCCCGAACCTTGATTATGTAGGGTTCAGGCATTATTTATATTTTTGCTGAATAACTGTACTATTTTAACAAAGTGAAATTACTACCACATGTTTTATACTGGTACGATTATTCGTTCGGCGTTGTTGAGAGCACTTCTTTTTTCAAAAACCAACATAAGACAAACGCGATAATCGCAATGATAAATGAATACATGTAAATATGCTGGAATGAGTCAATGAATAATGTGTTAATCTGTGTTAGCAACCCTTTTGGTAAACCTGCAGGCACACCGCCGGCAGCTAAGGTATTCATATTTTCGGCCATACTTGCGGGAAGCTTATCACCTATGCCTTGCAATTTCGATGTAAGTGTTGATGATAACAAGTTACCAAATAAACTAACCCCGACTGTAGCCCCGATTGTTTGGAATAATGGAACAGTCGCAAGTGCAATGCCTTTATTTTCTTTGTCAACAGACTCTTGAACAATGAGGTTATCACCACCAAATAAAACGCCTAAACCAAGACCTGTAATGAAAAAGAAGATGGTAATTTGAACAATCGTTGTAGAAATGCTCATATGTGAAAATAAGTAGAATCCAATAATCGGCATGATAAAGGCAATGCCAAATAGTTCTCTGTAACGTACTTTTGTTATAAGAAATCCACTTACCATAGCTGATCCAACTGCTCCTACCATCATTGGCAATGTCAAGTACCCGGCCTCAGTTGCAGTCAGTCCCAGCACATTTTGCGCAAAATACGGGAAGGAAGAGAAGGATCCCATTAAACCAATTCCAACTGTGAAAACAATTAAAGATAGGACAAGAATATTGCGGTTTTTAAATAAATGTAAAGGTACAATCGGTTCTTTCACCTTACTCTCGACAAAGAGGAAAATTCCAAATAAAACGGCACCAAGGAATAGCAAACCTATAATTAATGGAGAGCCCCATGTATAACCATTATTTTCAACAAGAACTGGTGTTATTAGCAAGGAAACAATCGTAGCAATTAATAATAAAGCGCCTCCCCAATCAATAACCACTTGTTTCTTCATAGCTGTTTCCAGTAACCCACTTGCTAGAAGAAGTGCTGCGATGAGTCCAACAGGAATATTAACAAAGAAAATCCAATGCCAACTTACTTGATCGACAAAATATCCGCCCATTAATGGCCCTAATAACATTGGAATAAACATGATTGGACCCATAAAGCCTTGAACCTTTGCTCGTTGTTCAACTGGAAATAAATCACTTGATATGGTCATGGCAAGCGGCATTAACCCACCAGCTCCTAAACCTTGAATTCCCCGGCCAATAAGAAGCAATGTCATGGAATCCGCTAATCCGCAAACTATCGAACCAACAATGAAAAAAGCCATACTCATTAAATATATTTTTTTTCGGCCCATTAAATCGGCTAATTTACCAAGTAGTGGCATGAATGCAGACATTGTCAGCATATATACACCGCCGACCCAACCATACATCGCCAAACCACCTAAATCACGAATGATTGTGGGCATTGCTGTATTAACAACTGTCTCATCTAGCTCAGAAAAAATCAGGCCAATTATTAAACCTAACATTACCAGTATTTTATTGCTTTTATCAGCTAAAGCTGGTTCCTTATACTTTGAAATACTTTCCATTCATCTAACCCTTTCAACATTTGATAAACGGATTATATAAATTATTTATGAACTATATGTGAACTTTGGATGAGAATTAATAAAGAATATGAAATCGATACGTTCTCTAGAAGAAACATTTATCGTTCAAGTATTCTTTGAACTGACGTTATAGAACAAATAATTCTATTGAAGAAGGAATAAGCAGAGATACATAGAATTATGATATTTGCATTTTATTTATAAAAAATATAAAAAATAGAATTATTAAGTAGAGGATAAGTTATATTTAACTAGAGAGTTGGGTTTAGATGAAAATAGATTATTTTTTGGAATTTCCCTATGCAGAATTGCGTTCACAAGATGGAAAGAGCTACTTTAAAATTTGTAGTTATGCAAATGCCTATTCAGATGCAGATAACATCAATGATTTGGATTGGCATCGAAATTTTATGATTTTGCATATACCAGGATTCAAAGCTGAACTAAATGAGGTTATATTAGAAGGGCGCTTAATAAAATTTTATATACAAGAATTAAAGTCTTTTTCTGCAATAAAAAAGAAAACTGTTATATTTGAAGCCTCTGAACCTTTTTTTGAGCTGACTTTTACTTTGGATGCTAGAAAAAAGGTAGAAATAGCAGGAGTTGTACAGATTCCTGTAGGAACTGGAAATAAACTTCAATTTTCATACGAAACAGATTTAACCTATGTTGATTTATTTATTAAAGGATTAGAGGACATTTTAGTGAAATTTCCAGTTAAGGAGATGAAGAGTTGAAACTAGACATCGGATTCTTACCAAAGTATTATTATAGCAAAGATCCAGATGCAGGAGGTTGTTTCCCTTTTGGCATGGAAGAGACACCTTCGTATGTCTTTTCTATGGATAATTTATATCTTCCTGAATGTAATAAAAACTTTGTTCCAAGCTTGATGGAGAATATTCAAGCATTCCCGCTTTATTTCTGTGCAGAGTTTTCAAGCTTTTGGAAGAAGGACTACGAAGAAAAATGTTACAAAGGTGATATCCAATTCAAATACTTATATCAAAAAGAAAATCGGATAATTTCTGTAGCAAATGTAGAAAATATGAGCCAGTTTAAAGTGGTTTTTCCATTATTTGTATCTATGGGCAGTTCAAATGAAATTGTCATGTGGTCAACTAATACAGATATTTATTCTATAGAGGAGAGAGTCTGGAAGGGGAACTGGGAAGGGAAACGAGCTATTGTGCCTGTTGTGAAATTCGATAAAAAGGTTAGTTTATTTTGGATTGGTTATGATGGAGATAGCATTATGGGGCTCACTAATAATGATGAATTCTCAACTTATGAGAGTATTTGTGAGAACTTGCCACTTTTTGTGAAACCTGAATTATTTGAAATTATATGATTATTATAATAAATACGAAGATAGAAGATTAAGTGATTAAAAATTGAATTTAACAAAGTGGCTGGGACAAAACAAAAGATAACCTATCTAAACACGAATCATAAAATTACATCTAAATTTGAAAAATGAAGCTTGTGTCTAAATAGAATTTTGAGTTAAAGTTAGTTTGTTTCATTGCGCTGCACCCACTCGCTTTCTTCGCCTGCGGGGTCTCATCCTTTCCTCTATTTCCCGCAGAAGTCGAGTGGCCTCCGCTCCATTTCACTAAAATTTCTAATTTGTTGTATTTAAACTAAAAACAAAAAAACCGAACTATTTAATCGATAGTGATAAGCTCCCCTATAGGTAGACAGGTTAAAAAATAAAATCTGGATACTATAGGGGAGTATTTTTTATGTCTCGAAAGTTTTACTCTGCAGAAGAAAAATATGAAATAGTGAAGGCGTTTGATGAATCACTTTCTTCACTTAAAGTGGCATCCATTTATAAAGTACATCATGCCACCGTT carries:
- a CDS encoding GNAT family N-acetyltransferase, encoding MVSLRNVQTNDLNQLLAIENEGFSKEEAATKEAFVERIQLIPDTFIVAEDEGVIIGYINGPIINQPYITDDLFEQIKENPKIGGYQSVLGLAVLKQARNLGIAKVLISALEDLVEENEREGITLTCKQELVSFYERYGFSNHGLSASQHGGISWYNMVKDRSKR
- a CDS encoding SRPBCC family protein, translated to MGTGDKALITVETIVNAPVEKVWDFWTKPEHITNWSFASDDWHAPRAENDLRAGGKFLTRMEAKDGSFGFDFGGVYDEVKPNEFISYTLGDDRKVTVSFLSQDNHTKVVQSFEAEDTNSNEQQRAGWQAFLQNFKSYTERS
- a CDS encoding DUF4181 domain-containing protein, which produces MFGLSLSFGLRLLVLLVIVFVLMFLFNYLMSKTLKVQRKKIFSDNHINEKHKKIDWTLRIITFISMLLVFPFSIDETKSYWFLQPWIILSLFLIVSEIVRAVMERKYAENPVAYKLTLSQLIFVIILFFTLFKTDFWGLF
- a CDS encoding MDR family MFS transporter, with amino-acid sequence MESISKYKEPALADKSNKILVMLGLIIGLIFSELDETVVNTAMPTIIRDLGGLAMYGWVGGVYMLTMSAFMPLLGKLADLMGRKKIYLMSMAFFIVGSIVCGLADSMTLLLIGRGIQGLGAGGLMPLAMTISSDLFPVEQRAKVQGFMGPIMFIPMLLGPLMGGYFVDQVSWHWIFFVNIPVGLIAALLLASGLLETAMKKQVVIDWGGALLLIATIVSLLITPVLVENNGYTWGSPLIIGLLFLGAVLFGIFLFVESKVKEPIVPLHLFKNRNILVLSLIVFTVGIGLMGSFSSFPYFAQNVLGLTATEAGYLTLPMMVGAVGSAMVSGFLITKVRYRELFGIAFIMPIIGFYLFSHMSISTTIVQITIFFFITGLGLGVLFGGDNLIVQESVDKENKGIALATVPLFQTIGATVGVSLFGNLLSSTLTSKLQGIGDKLPASMAENMNTLAAGGVPAGLPKGLLTQINTLFIDSFQHIYMYSFIIAIIAFVLCWFLKKEVLSTTPNE
- a CDS encoding cysteine hydrolase family protein; amino-acid sequence: MNNADVLMVIDLQDGVCYSGEEHLYELDALLEKVNHRIAVYRRLNKPIIFVQHGDEELVPEEEAWAMHANLDVQDQDYFVRKTHANSFYQTTLKTVLDQLSVQKIEFCGAQTEYCMDATVKFAHGLGYENVMYKKATSTLNNSFMSAKDTISFYENIWNNRYLQLIDDES
- a CDS encoding fructose bisphosphate aldolase, which produces MNLEQLERIRTGKGFIAALDQSGGSTPKALLLYGVKENSYANEEEMYVLVHEMRTRIIKSSTFNSEYILGAILFENTMDRKIDGEYTADYLWKQKGIVPFLKVDKGLADLSDGVQLMKPMPNLNDLLKRAVNRNIFGTKMRSVIKEANSNGIKKVVDQQFEIGKQIIEMGLVPIIEPEVDINSTDKEAIEKILKEELLTKLSTLEDNEKVILKVSIPTANNFYSDLLEDPHVVRIVALSGGYSQMDANQKLALNQGLIASFSRALAEGLTVSQSNEEFDSLLAKSIKGIYEASVNK
- a CDS encoding methyl-accepting chemotaxis protein; translated protein: MHLERLIKSNQVFNESAILASIESSLAMIEFDTQGKVLWANENFAKTMGYKVNEMPGLLHKNFCTTEFSASTEYLLFWSNLRSGKTFQEKILRLTKTGEKKWLEATYTPIYNQAGSVEGVLKIATDITEREIKSAEVASQLLSMSEEINKKVMRGIKKSEEANDSITDLVTKSEGNLEILHSLDGQAQSIQTIIKTIREIARQTNLLAINAAIEASRAGEFGRGFSVVAQEVRKLANRVQNSIQDINSHVEGITTEITKINEATVDSQQGVSENQTLNEKIVVSFKEIGDAAKELELQAVVLKEIF
- a CDS encoding RidA family protein, giving the protein MKKSLNPETIHNPVAPYVHQIEVTAPSKWLTMSGQIGMDIEGNIPDDPLEQLKLALDNVKENLVAANMTVSDLTKLVFYLVGDFDAEKRRNIIGDFVGEHLPCTTMMYVVGLAAPALKVEVDAWACQELN